ttgttcaaagagtccccctttccaaagtgtatcgataacgaggtcatcataaatgattactaacaagctgatttttttgttttcacttagttaatgtttatataattcaacagacatattgtcctacaaattgcgtaataaatatttgagaaccatcaaatcaaaaatttttatccttgttatctctgttagctaccacaatcgagagtttcgtacacgaaattattcggtgtctcaccaaaataaagctacaaacggaaaatcagcttgatagctgtaggtagtcacttgcaaaaatgggcgatgtatcctgaactaatatatatatcctgatgttttaaaaaatatgataggcattttaattattacgttGCTATTTCCCGATGAATTTAAACAGGGTGGATATTAGAGAGTATtctaaatactgttaaaatttaaaaaatagtaaaataaatcagTACACTATTTTCAAAAAACATGACTTTCATTCAAAAAGTGAACTACATTCAAAGGATTCCGTAAATACGCTGGTCACCCTCTGGAACAAAACAGgttaatatttcttaaaattacaCCCTGTGTGACCCTGTGTAGATTTGGTTTTGATGGTTCTCCCACATTTGATTTATCAAGTTTCTTAGAGAGATTTCTgccttttaattaattgaccATAACAAATGATACAATGGTGTAATTGAAGCAAATTTTTGGAATCTATGAATGcagttttctttcttttcaaAATTGATGGAATGTTTCCATTCAGtagaattatgtattatttcaaaatttctttttaaagAAATGTCTTATGGAGCACATTAAGACATGTTAAGACTTTTTATTAATCGAATTATACGTTGCACTAAgccccaaaaaaaaaatgattatttcaattttatctaataatatttatttggtcGAGCCTCAAAGATttcataaaactaaaacataatatgaactaattaacaatagtcaataagattattttagtttttccACAGTTGTAGGTAAGCTGGACTATCGacgtttatgtaaatatttttgccAGGAATATGATTTCTCAGTTCATAAGGCACTGCTCTTTCTGCTTCGGGTTTTTCCGACACCGGTGGCACGGGTAGGTCTGTAGCTGTTTCAGCTGGCACGGGATAAGGTTGGGGCACCTTGACCTCATAAGGATGAATAACGGGAAGTAAAACTGGCGTTGGTACGGGCACATTTACGCGTTTCACGACTGGAACGGGCTGGTGTTTAGTAATTTTAACCTCCTTGTGGATGATTACTGGGGGCGAATTAGCAATAGCCTCAACTTGGGCCAAAGCTCTTTGCTTTTCTACCTGGTTGTTATGCGCTCGTAATGCATTCTCGTGGGCTAAGGCATATATAAGAGGATTGTAATTGATCAAAGGTTGTTGTTCTCCTTCTTGATTGCGGTTTTCTTGCTGGCTGTTAAGACCACCGGTAGCGAGTTTTTGTTGTTCAAAGCTGTTTCTTAAACTCTTCTGccattgttttttaatttgttcttGTAAAGATTGCTCCTGTACAGACTGCTCTTGTGCGGCCTGCTCTCGTAAAGCCTGTTCTAAATTTTTCTCCGTGGTAGGGTTAATTGGAATCCATCCATTATCATTACTCTCTTGACTTGGATTGTTAGGTACCAATTTGGGTTGTTCTGGTTGTTGACTCTCTGGggtaaataacaataatgaaGGTGGTGCTTCAACATTCTGAATGGATAGGCCACT
The sequence above is a segment of the Colias croceus chromosome 14, ilColCroc2.1 genome. Coding sequences within it:
- the LOC123697389 gene encoding putative uncharacterized protein DDB_G0271606 — translated: MLYQVAIVSAFIALIGIQAKELAPGPQSFKNTNSSTAGAAQNQQKRFATRDIIVYLTPSQIKDLQAGKAELRSHASGEITINKLQKAQQLPFENPQSRFNPQSENLGAPLVQEEQLVLKQQELQELQQQQEQQEQQEQQEQQARYFNLPSGLSIQNVEAPPSLLLFTPESQQPEQPKLVPNNPSQESNDNGWIPINPTTEKNLEQALREQAAQEQSVQEQSLQEQIKKQWQKSLRNSFEQQKLATGGLNSQQENRNQEGEQQPLINYNPLIYALAHENALRAHNNQVEKQRALAQVEAIANSPPVIIHKEVKITKHQPVPVVKRVNVPVPTPVLLPVIHPYEVKVPQPYPVPAETATDLPVPPVSEKPEAERAVPYELRNHIPGKNIYINVDSPAYLQLWKN